Proteins from one Mercurialis annua linkage group LG7, ddMerAnnu1.2, whole genome shotgun sequence genomic window:
- the LOC126655449 gene encoding auxin-responsive protein IAA11 isoform X1, translating to MQGGVLAGGCGGFISGSMSTISRELDDTTTTTTAMSSEDSSSPDDSELELGLGLSLGFNHHHHHQVVIKGNSCHNYDYPRILTAKDMPSSQYASSTTSSSSTLSRSSGNNNVGTKRSAADSLSAAQQNSASSSQVVGWPPIRAYRMNSMVNQARSMATEEFNSMVGKSKGNNTLVENTKNGNNINSFSKARTSLFVKVNMDGIPIGRKVDLSSHGCYEALAQTLEDMFLRPAPTINAIRSSAPEHNIMVDGTRRPKLLDGSSDFVLTYEDKEGDWMLVGDVPWGMFLTSVKRLRIMRTSEATGLGK from the exons ATGCAAGGCGGTGTTCTGGCTGGTGGCTGCGGCGGTTTTATAAGCGGCTCCATGTCGACAATTTCAAGGGAATTAGAcgacacaacaacaacaaccaCCGCCATGTCTTCGGAGGATTCATCTAGCCCGGATGACTCCGAGCTCGAATTGGGACTCGGGTTGAGCCTTGGTTtcaatcatcatcatcatcatcaagtTGTTATAAAGGGTAATTCTTGTCATAATTATGATTATCCTAGAATCTTGACTGCTAAAGATATGCCTTCTTCTCAGTACGCTTCTTCTACGACGTCGTCTTCTTCTACTTTGAGCAGAAGTAGTGGTAATAATAATGTGGGTACTAAGAGAAGTGCTGCTGATTCTCTCTCTGCTGCTCAACAGAATTCTGCTTCTAG caGTCAGGTTGTTGGTTGGCCTCCTATAAGAGCTTATAGAATGAACAGCATGGTTAACCAGGCAAGATCAATGGCCACCGAAGAATTTAACTCAATGGTTGGAAAAAGTAAAGGCAACAATACTTTGGTGGAGAATACTAAAAATGGAAACAACATTAACAGTTTTTCGAAGGCCAGGACTTCCCTCTTTGTCAAGGTTAATATGGATGGCATTCCTATAGGAAGGAAGGTTGATCTGAGTAGTCATGGTTGCTATGAGGCCTTAGCTCAAACATTGGAAGATATGTTCCTCCGACCTGCTCCAACTATCAATGCAATAC GATCGAGTGCACCAGAACATAACATCATGGTAGATGGAACTAGGCGGCCAAAATTACTGGATGGTTCATCTGATTTTGTGCTTACTTATGAGGACAAGGAAGGGGATTGGATGCTTGTTGGAGATGTTCCTTGGGG GATGTTCCTTACCTCTGTGAAGAGGCTCCGAATCATGCGGACGTCTGAGGCAACTGGACTCGGTAAATAA
- the LOC126657179 gene encoding MDIS1-interacting receptor like kinase 1 → TDEKNKNKMQFKIFIFFFCSCISFSSADTFNDERSVLLSIKAGFQDPLNKLQDWRFSNGSSHCNWTGVWCNSHGAVEVLDLSHMNLSGILSDDIQKLQSLTSLNLCCNGFASLLPKSVSNLALLQKIDVSQNFFVGEFPIGFGRVAGLTLLNASSNNFSGEIPEDIGDAVSLEILDLRGSFFEGFIPKSFRKLDKLKFLGLSGNNLTGEIPAGLGELSALEKIIIGYNEFQGGIPSEFGNLTNLKYLDLAVGNLGGQIPAELGKLKFLETVFLYQNNFEGKIPAAIGNMTSVKLLDLSDNALSGEIPAEISELKNLQLLNLMCNHLSGSVPAGLGKLTQLQVLELWNNSLTGPLPSNLGVNSSLQWMDVSSNSFSGEIPAGLCNGGNLTKLILFNNGFSGSIPVSLSSCLSLVRVRMQNNFLSGTIPVGLGKLPKLQRLELANNNLTGQIPNDLASSSSLSFIDLSRNRLRSSLPSTILAIPNLQNFMVSSNNIEGEIPDQFQDCPSLAVLDLSFNNLSGTIPASIASCEKLVNLNLNNNQLTGEIPKSIALMPTLAILDLSRNSLTGEIPENFGSSPALEVLNVSFNRLQGSVPANGILKAINPDDLIGNAGLCGGVLPPCSGVAQSASQQKGLHKKHIIAEWIISVSLVVALVIGLVGVRSLYKRRYLSGNCFGESLEMSGEWPWRLMAFQRLGFTSTEILACVKESNVIGMGATGTVYKAEMPRLNTVVAVKKLWRSGKDIEVGSNDDFVGEVNLLGKLRHRNIVRLLGFLHNDSDMMILYEYMHNGNLGDALHGNQTGSLLVDWVSRYNIAVGVAQGLAYLHHDCHPPVIHRDIKSNNILLDANLEARIADFGLARMMIRKNETVTMVAGSYGYIAPEYGYTLKVDEKIDTYSYGVVLLELVTGKRPLDPEFGESVDIVEWIRRKIRDNKPLEEALDKNVGNCKHVQEEMLLVLRIALLCTAKLPKDRPSMRDAITMLGEAKPRRKSSSNSNRDKPVFSTSPVNGLVV, encoded by the coding sequence ACAGATGagaaaaacaagaacaaaatgcagttcaaaatcttcattttcttcttctgttCTTGCATTAGTTTCTCTTCTGCTGATACTTTCAATGACGAGAGATCAGTTCTGCTGTCGATAAAAGCCGGGTTTCAAGATCCGTTGAATAAGCTTCAAGATTGGAGATTTTCTAATGGTTCTAGTCACTGTAACTGGACTGGAGTATGGTGCAACTCTCATGGAGCTGTAGAAGTTCTTGATCTTTCTCATATGAATCTGAGTGGCATTTTATCGGATGATATTCAAAAGTTGCAGAGTCTTACTTCACTCAACTTGTGCTGTAATGGATTCGCTTCATTGTTGCCGAAATCTGTTTCGAATCTTGCTTTATTACAGAAGATTGACGTGAGTCAGAATTTCTTTGTTGGTGAGTTTCCGATTGGTTTCGGAAGAGTTGCTGGTTTGACTTTGTTGAATGCGTCCAGCAATAATTTCTCAGGAGAGATTCCTGAGGATATCGGCGATGCGGTTTCTCTTGAGATTCTTGATCTCAGAGGGAGTTTCTTTGAAGGGTTTATTCCGAAATCTTTCAGGAAATTGGATAAGTTGAAGTTTCTTGGTCTTTCTGGGAATAATCTCACTGGCGAAATACCTGCGGGATTAGGGGAGCTTTCTGCATTGGAGAAGATAATTATTGGATACAATGAGTTTCAAGGCGGGATTCCGTCGGAATTCGGAAATCTAACCAATCTGAAGTATCTTGATTTGGCAGTTGGAAATCTTGGTGGTCAGATTCCAGCTGAACTGGGGAAACTCAAGTTTCTTGAGACAGTTTTTCTTTATCAGAATAATTTTGAAGGAAAAATTCCTGCTGCAATCGGCAACATGACTTCAGTAAAGCTGCTGGATTTATCCGATAACGCGTTATCAGGAGAAATTCCAGCTGAAATTTCCGAGCTTAAGAACTTACAGCTCTTGAATCTGATGTGTAACCATCTGTCAGGTTCAGTTCCTGCTGGACTCGGAAAGTTGACTCAACTACAGGTTCTTGAGCTATGGAACAATTCGCTTACGGGTCCTCTGCCTAGTAATCTCGGTGTAAATTCGTCACTGCAGTGGATGGATGTGTCGTCCAATTCATTCTCCGGCGAGATTCCAGCAGGTTTATGTAATGGTGGAAATCTCACTAAGCTCATCCTCTTCAACAATGGATTCTCAGGTTCAATTCCTGTAAGCTTATCCTCGTGTCTGTCCCTAGTTCGCGTACGTATGCAGAACAATTTTCTGTCCGGAACAATTCCTGTCGGTTTAGGTAAACTTCCAAAGCTTCAAAGGTTAGAGTTAGCTAATAATAATCTTACAGGTCAAATCCCAAATGATCTTGCTAGTTCTTCATCACTTTCTTTCATTGATCTCTCTAGAAACCGGCTTAGATCTTCACTTCCTTCAACAATTCTTGCAATTCCGAACCTACAAAACTTCATGGTTTCGAGCAACAACATAGAAGGAGAAATCCCAGATCAGTTTCAAGACTGTCCTTCACTTGCTGTGCTTGATCTTTCTTTCAATAATTTATCCGGTACTATACCAGCTAGTATTGCTTCATGTGAGAAATTGGTAAATTTGAATCTAAATAACAACCAATTAACCGGAGAAATCCCGAAATCAATTGCTTTGATGCCTACATTAGCAATTCTTGATCTATCCAGAAACTCTTTAACAGGTGAAATACCCGAGAATTTCGGATCCTCACCTGCCTTAGAAGTGCTGAATGTCTCCTTCAACAGGCTACAGGGTTCGGTTCCTGCAAATGGTATCTTAAAAGCGATTAATCCAGATGATCTAATTGGAAATGCAGGTCTCTGCGGTGGTGTACTGCCTCCCTGCAGCGGCGTTGCACAATCTGCATCGCAGCAGAAGGGTCTGCACAAAAAGCACATAATTGCAGAATGGATAATTTCAGTTTCGTTAGTTGTAGCACTCGTGATAGGACTTGTTGGTGTTCGATCTCTGTATAAAAGGCGGTATTTGAGCGGAAATTGCTTCGGAGAAAGTTTAGAAATGAGTGGAGAGTGGCCTTGGAGACTGATGGCATTCCAGAGGCTTGGATTCACCAGTACTGAGATTCTAGCCTGTGTCAAGGAATCCAATGTGATCGGTATGGGAGCAACGGGCACTGTATATAAGGCGGAAATGCCACGGTTAAACACAGTTGTGGCAGTTAAGAAGTTATGGCGATCGGGCAAGGACATTGAAGTAGGAAGCAATGACGATTTTGTAGGAGAAGTAAATCTTCTAGGAAAGCTAAGGCATCGAAATATAGTCCGGTTATTAGGGTTTCTTCACAATGATAGCGACATGATGATTCTATATGAGTATATGCACAATGGAAACCTCGGAGACGCCTTACACGGTAATCAAACAGGAAGTTTGTTAGTAGACTGGGTTTCGCGGTATAATATAGCAGTTGGAGTTGCACAAGGGCTTGCTTATCTGCACCATGATTGTCATCCGCCTGTAATTCATCGCGACATCAAGTCAAATAACATCCTCCTTGATGCGAATCTCGAGGCAAGAATTGCTGATTTTGGATTGGCAAGAATGATGATCCGGAAGAACGAAACAGTTACCATGGTGGCCGGATCCTATGGATACATTGCCCCAGAATATGGATACACCTTGAAAGTAGATGAAAAGATCGATACATACAGCTATGGAGTAGTTCTACTAGAACTTGTCACCGGAAAACGACCACTCGATCCTGAATTCGGAGAGTCGGTCGACATAGTTGAATGGATTCGAAGAAAGATTAGAGACAACAAACCTTTAGAAGAAGCACTAGACAAGAATGTAGGAAATTGCAAGCATGTTCAAGAAGAGATGTTATTAGTTCTTAGGATAGCGCTTCTGTGTACCGCGAAGCTTCCCAAGGACAGACCGTCCATGAGAGATGCGATAACAATGCTCGGAGAGGCAAAGCCGAGAAGAAAAAGTAGCAGCAACAGTAACAGAGATAAGCCAGTGTTTAGCACATCGCCTGTAAATGGCCTCGTCGTATAg
- the LOC126657541 gene encoding bifunctional TH2 protein, mitochondrial-like — protein sequence MPEMVAPAARKFLLNSRTDWIFAKYSPFFVSLASGDLDTDSFVLYISQDLHFLQSFSHAYELAEECADDDEDKDAIRKLRKRVKGHLNNYHALVREWGFELPAEITPSMATLKYTDFLLATASGKVEAEKVPCKIVTPFERVKLAAYTLSAMAPFMRLRSFICKEIQSLLDPDDNKCIYRKWIDNYCSDSFEASTVQIEEVLDRLSISLTSEELEVLEKLYLQAMKLKVDFFCTQPIVQQTIVPLSRVKTIADSHITIFCDFDMTCTTVDSAAILAELVILTAPKADVNGSETKLARMSSADLRSTWGVLSAQYVEEHDQCIESIMPRETAKGFDYEGLYKALEQLAEFERRANARVVQSGVLKGINLEDTKKAGQQLVFQDGCKGFFQKIVRDENLKTDLHVLSYAWCGDLIRSAFSSGNLNAVQVHSNELVYNETVTTGDIKMIVECPTEKLQTFSSVLAKQSKNARQHLTIYIGGSLGDLLCLLKADIGIVIGSSPSLRRLGIQFGISFVPLFSGVVKKQKELVEGTSHPWNRVPGVLYTVSSWSEIHAFILGL from the exons ATGCCTGAAATGGTAGCGCCGGCTGCAAGAAAGTTTCTGTTAAATTCAAGAACTGATTGGATATTTGCAAAGTACAGTCCTTTTTTTGTCAGTTTAGCTTCTGGGGATTTGGATACTGACTCGTTCGTTCTTTATATCTCTCAAGATCTTCACTTTCTTCAATCTTTTTCCCATGC GTATGAACTGGCGGAAGAATGTGCAGATGATGATGAAGACAAGGATGCCATTCGCAAGTTGAGAAAACGCGTGAAAGGCCATCTTAACAACTACCATGCTCTTGTCCGT GAATGGGGTTTTGAACTTCCAGCAGAGATCACCCCCTCCATGGCCACTCTCAAATATACTGATTTTTTGTTGGCAACAGCGTCCGGTAAAGTTGAAGCAGAAAAAGTTCCTTGTAAAATTGTAACTCCTTTTGAGAGGGTAAAGCTTGCTGCTTATACACTTAGTGCTATGGCACCATTCATGAGGCTCCGTTCCTTTATTTGTAAAGAAATACAGTCTCTTCTTGATCCTGATGATAACAAGTGCATTTACAGAAAGTGGATTGATAATTATTGCTCTGATAGCTTTGAG GCATCAACTGTGCAAATAGAGGAAGTGCTCGATAGGCTAAGCATTTCTTTGACTAGTGAAGAACTTGAGGTCTTGGAAAAGCTATATCTTCAGGCTATGAAACTTAAAGTAGATTTTTTCTGTACTCAACCCATTGTCCAGCAAACCATAGTGCCTTTGTCTCGGGTGAAAACAATTGCTGATTCCCACATCACCATATTCTGCGATTTTGACATGACATGCACAACTGTTGATTCAGCAGCCATTTTAGCTGAGCTTGTAATATTAACAGCACCAAAGGCTGACGTCAATGGATCTGAAACCAAGCTCGCTCGGATGTCATCAGCTGATTTGAGGAGCACATGGGGCGTTCTTTCTGCACAGTATGTGGAAGAACATGATCAATGCATAGAAAGCATAATGCCTCGTGAAACAG CAAAAGGATTTGATTATGAAGGTCTCTATAAAGCTCTTGAACAACTTGCAGAGTTTGAAAGAAGGGCAAATGCAAGAGTCGTTCAGTCTGGAGTTTTGAAGGGCATAAATCTAGAGGATACTAAAAAAGCTGGTCAACAACTGGTTTTTCAGGATGGTTGTAAAGGGTTTTTCCAGAAGATTGTCCGAGACGAAAATCTGAAAACTGACCTTCATGTCCTTTCCTATGCTTGGTGTGGGGATCTCATTAGATCCGCCTTCTCATCAG GGAATCTGAATGCTGTGCAAGTACATTCAAATGAATTGGTATACAACGAAACTGTTACAACGGGTGATATTAAGATGATAGTAGAATGCCCAACAGAAAAGCTTCAAACTTTCAGCAGTGTCTTAGCAAAGCAAAGCAAAAACGCTCGCCAGCATTTGACGATCTACATTGGAGGTTCGCTTGGGGACTTACTTTGCCTGCTCAAAGCAGATATAGGAATTGTGATTGGTTCAAGCCCAAGCTTAAGGAGACTAGGAATTCAGTTTGGCATCTCATTTGTACCGCTATTCTCCGGTGTGGTAAAGAAGCAGAAAGAACTCGTCGAAGGTACATCTCACCCCTGGAACCGCGTTCCGGGTGTTCTATATACAGTCTCTAGCTGGTCTGAGATACATGCATTCATTCTGGGGTTATAA
- the LOC126655449 gene encoding auxin-responsive protein IAA11 isoform X2, protein MQGGVLAGGCGGFISGSMSTISRELDDTTTTTTAMSSEDSSSPDDSELELGLGLSLGFNHHHHHQVVIKGNSCHNYDYPRILTAKDMPSSQYASSTTSSSSTLSRSSGNNNVGTKRSAADSLSAAQQNSASSQVVGWPPIRAYRMNSMVNQARSMATEEFNSMVGKSKGNNTLVENTKNGNNINSFSKARTSLFVKVNMDGIPIGRKVDLSSHGCYEALAQTLEDMFLRPAPTINAIRSSAPEHNIMVDGTRRPKLLDGSSDFVLTYEDKEGDWMLVGDVPWGMFLTSVKRLRIMRTSEATGLGK, encoded by the exons ATGCAAGGCGGTGTTCTGGCTGGTGGCTGCGGCGGTTTTATAAGCGGCTCCATGTCGACAATTTCAAGGGAATTAGAcgacacaacaacaacaaccaCCGCCATGTCTTCGGAGGATTCATCTAGCCCGGATGACTCCGAGCTCGAATTGGGACTCGGGTTGAGCCTTGGTTtcaatcatcatcatcatcatcaagtTGTTATAAAGGGTAATTCTTGTCATAATTATGATTATCCTAGAATCTTGACTGCTAAAGATATGCCTTCTTCTCAGTACGCTTCTTCTACGACGTCGTCTTCTTCTACTTTGAGCAGAAGTAGTGGTAATAATAATGTGGGTACTAAGAGAAGTGCTGCTGATTCTCTCTCTGCTGCTCAACAGAATTCTGCTTCTAG TCAGGTTGTTGGTTGGCCTCCTATAAGAGCTTATAGAATGAACAGCATGGTTAACCAGGCAAGATCAATGGCCACCGAAGAATTTAACTCAATGGTTGGAAAAAGTAAAGGCAACAATACTTTGGTGGAGAATACTAAAAATGGAAACAACATTAACAGTTTTTCGAAGGCCAGGACTTCCCTCTTTGTCAAGGTTAATATGGATGGCATTCCTATAGGAAGGAAGGTTGATCTGAGTAGTCATGGTTGCTATGAGGCCTTAGCTCAAACATTGGAAGATATGTTCCTCCGACCTGCTCCAACTATCAATGCAATAC GATCGAGTGCACCAGAACATAACATCATGGTAGATGGAACTAGGCGGCCAAAATTACTGGATGGTTCATCTGATTTTGTGCTTACTTATGAGGACAAGGAAGGGGATTGGATGCTTGTTGGAGATGTTCCTTGGGG GATGTTCCTTACCTCTGTGAAGAGGCTCCGAATCATGCGGACGTCTGAGGCAACTGGACTCGGTAAATAA